The genomic interval ATCATGTCCGTGGACTCGCGTACCAGATCGCGCAGCGGCACGCGTCCCACCAGCTTGGTCAGCTTCTCCACGGAGCGGGCCATCGGATGTTCCGGCGCTTCCATTCCCGCCGGCCGGCCGCTGACGTTGCGGATGACAAAACCGAGACATGGCGTCTCGCCGCTCAGCACCGCAACAGCAGAAACTTCTACCTCCGTCGTGGAGCCGTACTGCCCGCGCACAATCGTCTCGAACAGCCGGATGGTGCCGTTCTCGATCAGGTTGTGAACCAGCGCATTGAACTCAACGCCCGGGCGTCCGAGCCAGCGATCCAGCGACTCGCCGCGGATCTGTTCCGGGACAGCCAGTTGCGCCAATTCAAGGAACGCCGTGTTGGCCGTAAGAATCTTGCCGTCCGTCGTGGTTACGACAAAGCCTTCCGGCGCGTTCTCTACGACGCTGAGCAGGTTGGTCGCCTCCTTGCCCAACGTGGCGGGGCCTTCCGCGCCTTCCGCCGGACTGAGACGCGCCAGGAACAGGGTCGCCCTATCCTGCCGGAAGACCGAGGCGCTGAGTGTGAACTCTGCACCGCTTTCGGCGCTGCGGACCTTGATGCTGTCCGCGTGTCCGGAGCTTCCCAGCGCAGCGAACAGCGACTGAATCTCCTTGCGGCTGCGGCTGTCGAACAGCTGCGGGAAGCCTGCTCCCACAATGCGGTCGATGTCACGTTCCAGCAGTCGCGCGGAGGCTGGATTGGCCTCTGTGACCTTAGCGTTGGCGGCGTTGATGATGAGCACGGGCTCGGAACTCATCTGGAACAGCAGGCGATAGCGCGTCTCCGTGTGGCGCAAGCGCGCGTATTCCTGCTCCATCGTCTGCTGTGCGTGGATCAGCCGCTGTTGCAAATTTGACATCATCCGCATGTCGCGGCCGATCGCAACGATATGCCCCTGATCCCCGAGAGGAATCGCTGCGTAGCGTATCGGGAAACTGCTGCCTTCCGGCGTGGGATGATTCACCTGACGCCAGCGGGGCTGCTCATCCTCAGCCGCTGCGGCCAGCATTTCTCGGATTTTCGGCTTGCTCTCCGTCGTGACGGTTTCCTGCCAGGGCTTGCCAACCCAGTTGTCCGGCGGCGCCACGGAGAGGTCTTCATCGCTGAGGGCAAGATCGCGCACGATGCCGTCGCTGTCGATTATAATAGCTATGTCGGCAGCGGCAGCGATTACGTTCGCGGCGGCAGCCGCGT from Dichotomicrobium thermohalophilum carries:
- the ppsR gene encoding transcriptional regulator PpsR → MRFRAPEETIGDLNAAAAANVIAAAADIAIIIDSDGIVRDLALSDEDLSVAPPDNWVGKPWQETVTTESKPKIREMLAAAAEDEQPRWRQVNHPTPEGSSFPIRYAAIPLGDQGHIVAIGRDMRMMSNLQQRLIHAQQTMEQEYARLRHTETRYRLLFQMSSEPVLIINAANAKVTEANPASARLLERDIDRIVGAGFPQLFDSRSRKEIQSLFAALGSSGHADSIKVRSAESGAEFTLSASVFRQDRATLFLARLSPAEGAEGPATLGKEATNLLSVVENAPEGFVVTTTDGKILTANTAFLELAQLAVPEQIRGESLDRWLGRPGVEFNALVHNLIENGTIRLFETIVRGQYGSTTEVEVSAVAVLSGETPCLGFVIRNVSGRPAGMEAPEHPMARSVEKLTKLVGRVPLRDLVRESTDMIEKLCIEAALELTNDNRASAAELLGLSRQSLYAKLHRYGLLDSDSVPDNG